CCATCCAGATTAAAGGCGGCATGCAACGCACGCACACCAAGTTCGGTATAATCAGCATCCACCAGAACACTGATTTTGATTTCAGATGTAGAAATCACCTGAATATTAATGCTCTTATCGGCCAATTCCGTAAACATTTTCTGGGCAACACCGGCATGACTTCGCATCCCAACACCCACAATAGAAATTTTGGCGAGCCCACTCGTACTTTCAACTTCCGAAAAACCGATATTTTCACGCATGGACTCAATCAACTGGTGAGCGCGCGCTAAATCATCATTTGGGACAGTAAAAGTCATATCTGTATAGCCACCATCTGCGGAAATATTCTGAACAATCATATCCACATTAATCGCTGCATCTGCCAGCGGACCAAAAATCGCTGCCGCTGTTCCTGGGTGGTCAGCCACCCGTCGTAAGGTGATTTTCGCCTCATCTTTAGAATAGGCAATGCCGCTTACAATTTCCTGTTCCATAATCTCTTCCTCACTGCAGACCATTGTACCTGCAATACCGTCCTCAGAAACATCTTTCTTCTTGGCCGGGTCATCAAAACTTGATCGCACCTGCAATTTGACTTTATGCGCCATGGCTAGTTCAACAGATCTTGTCTGAAGCACTTTTGATCCCAAAGATGCCATTTCCAGCATCTCTTCGTAGCTTATTTTTTTTAATCTACGTGCATCCGGCACAAGGCGTGGATCTGTCGTGTAAACCCCTTCAACATCAGTATAGATATCACATCTATCGGCATTGAGCGCTGCTGCCACTGCAACGGCAGAGGTATCAGACCCGCCCCGACCTAAAGTCGTGATTCTGTTTTCTTGCGATAGCCCCTGAAATCCAGCAATTACGGCAACGCGTCCATCCGCGAATTGCGCCTCAAGAGCGTCGGTAACAATATCCTGTATCCGCGCAGACCCGTGAACCGAGGATGTCAGAATCGGGAATTGCCAACCAAGCCAAGAACGCGCAGGTACATCAATTTTGTTCAAAGCCATCGCCAACAGTCCGACACTCACCTGTTCACCAGCAGAAACAACCACATCATATTCACGGGCGTCATGGAAAGCGGAAATATCTCGGCACAATGAAACCAGTCGATTGGTTTCACCCGACATAGCCGAAACAACCACCGCAACCTCATTGCCGGCGTCATATTCCTCTTTAACATGGGCTGCAACATTGTTGATGCGCTCAATGTCACCAACAGACGTGCCACCAAATTTCATGACGATACGCGCCATAATCCTTATCCTCGATTTTAAGCTACAACATCATCGCTTGAGCGATATTAAGTCTTCATCTGCCCATGAAGTGTTTAAAATGTCGCAGGTGCGGCATGCTTACACGAAAAAAGCCTATTGGTGCAAGTACCTACTAACTGTAAGATTGTCGTTATGTAAGTTTTGAGGTTTAATAAGTCATGAATGCGTCAACGATAAATCCCGAGGAAGTCGCCAAGTTTGAAGCCATGGCTGCGGAGTGGTGGAATCCTGACGGGAAGTTCAAGCCTCTTCACAAGTTTAACCCGACGCGTCTCGACTATATCATCACACATATTTGCACGCAGTTTAACCGGCTAAGAAGCGCACCAGACAGCCTAAAGGGTGTGAACATTCTTGATATTGGCTGTGGTGGAGGCTTGCTCTGCGAACCCCTCACGCGTCTGGGGGCAACAGTCACCGGCATTGACGTCACTGAGGCTAATATCAAAGTTGCCCGCCTTCATGCCGAACAAGAAGGTCTTGACATTGATTACAAAATTATCTCCTCCGAGGAGCTTGTCAAAAAGAAAATAACTTTTGATGTGGTGCTGAACATGGAAGTAGTGGAGCATGTTGGCGATGTCGATCTTTTCATGAAATCGTGCGGTCAACTCGTCAAACCCGGAGGATTGATGTTCTACGCAACCCTTAACCGCACAGCGAAGTCATATTTATTGGCGATTTTAGGGGCGGAATATATATTACGTTGGCTCCCTACCGGGACTCATGACTGGCATAAATTCCTTACGCCACAAGAATTGACGGATTATCTGACCCTGAATGGCATGCATAATCTCGATACAGCCGGTATGAGCTTCATGCCGCTGACAGGTAAATGGCATTTATCAAAAGATCTCGGGGTCAATTATATCGGCCTTGCACAAAAACAATATGATTAATTCCGGTTGCCAATACCGAAGTGATTTTTCATAGTCCGCCAAAGGCCCTCCCCATCGCTATCATAAACAGACACCCCTGTTAAAGGTGTTGCAGCAACAACTCGCAGAACATTATCCCCCTCACTGACACCCGCATCCATTCGGACAATCAAATCACTGGTCTGGATAATAAAATTATCCGTCGTTAAACCTGGCGCAATCATTCTATAAATCGTGCCATTTATTTCCAATGCGGGCGGCGCATAGTGCTCATCTTCTATTAAAACACCACGATCAGTTTCAAGGTTGTAAACAATTTCTCCACCAATCTTGTTTTGTAAATTAACGGGATTGCCTTTTGTTGCCAGCTCGATAAGTGCGGCTGAAATCATCAAGTCCATGATGTGGTTCCTTTATTTTCAAAACGCGATGAAAACGAAACGGAACAAACGCAACGATTAGTTTTTTAACTTATCCGGAACCCCTGGAATAGGCGCAACGGGTATACCCTCTTCGACAAGCTCTTTCACATCCTGCAAAGTTGACTCGCCGTAAATATCTCTTTCTTCTGAGTCACCATAATGCATGGCACGGGCTTCGCTGGCAAATTTATCACCCACATAGTCAA
This genomic interval from Candidatus Micropelagos thuwalensis contains the following:
- a CDS encoding aspartate kinase yields the protein MARIVMKFGGTSVGDIERINNVAAHVKEEYDAGNEVAVVVSAMSGETNRLVSLCRDISAFHDAREYDVVVSAGEQVSVGLLAMALNKIDVPARSWLGWQFPILTSSVHGSARIQDIVTDALEAQFADGRVAVIAGFQGLSQENRITTLGRGGSDTSAVAVAAALNADRCDIYTDVEGVYTTDPRLVPDARRLKKISYEEMLEMASLGSKVLQTRSVELAMAHKVKLQVRSSFDDPAKKKDVSEDGIAGTMVCSEEEIMEQEIVSGIAYSKDEAKITLRRVADHPGTAAAIFGPLADAAINVDMIVQNISADGGYTDMTFTVPNDDLARAHQLIESMRENIGFSEVESTSGLAKISIVGVGMRSHAGVAQKMFTELADKSINIQVISTSEIKISVLVDADYTELGVRALHAAFNLDGGNEGAG
- the ubiG gene encoding bifunctional 2-polyprenyl-6-hydroxyphenol methylase/3-demethylubiquinol 3-O-methyltransferase UbiG; amino-acid sequence: MNASTINPEEVAKFEAMAAEWWNPDGKFKPLHKFNPTRLDYIITHICTQFNRLRSAPDSLKGVNILDIGCGGGLLCEPLTRLGATVTGIDVTEANIKVARLHAEQEGLDIDYKIISSEELVKKKITFDVVLNMEVVEHVGDVDLFMKSCGQLVKPGGLMFYATLNRTAKSYLLAILGAEYILRWLPTGTHDWHKFLTPQELTDYLTLNGMHNLDTAGMSFMPLTGKWHLSKDLGVNYIGLAQKQYD